Below is a window of Sciurus carolinensis chromosome 6, mSciCar1.2, whole genome shotgun sequence DNA.
cagggacactcaatcactgagccacatcccagccctattttgtattttaatcagagacagggtctcactgagttgcttatcaccttgcttttgctgaggctgactttgaactcaatatcctcctgcctcagcctcccgagctgctgggatttcaggcatgcaccaccgagCCCTTCTGAATGTGTTTTCTAGAGAAGCATTTGGCCACAGGCAGGCAGTTCCTGGTCCCTGATCTGTTCCAGTCTCTGAGGAAGTGTGAACACTTCCCTGTGAAACCTTTctcttatatttatttgtgttccTCTCCCTGCCATTCTTGCACCAAGCTCTGCCTTAAAGTTGAATTGGTACAGCTCTCCAAAATGCTGCTCCATCATGTCAAAAATGTGGATCCGGTCAAATAGTCCATTTGCCTACAGAGAAGGGCTTATGTGAATGGCATTCAGAATCTCTTGTGCCTCCATGCCTGACTCCAGCAATCACTCCCACCCATGCAGTCTCTAGTTAGGCCTACTACCTGTCGGACTCCCAACATTATTTTGCTCATGTTTCCCTCATCCCAAATTATCTTCCTTCATAAACTCTTATTTATCCACATCCTTTGATTTTCTGTCTTCTCAACTAATCCAAAACATCTCATATGCCAAGTATATGTCTTGCATGCACAGTGTCCAGCATTTACTCATATTAAACATACGAGAGAACAGCACCATGTCATTCCTCTTTACAAGTCCCCaatgaatttgaatttataaCTCCTAAAGTTCGCTGCCCTGCATCATTTGAGCCCAGCATCCTTTTCCCACTATATCCCTAGCTACCCACGCCTTTCACCTGCCATGGTGAACTCTTTGTTCCCTGAAGCACATACTTGCACAGCACCAGAACTTTATTCCTGCTGCGCTCTTGCTCAGGAAGCCTCTTTTTTCCACTCCCTGCAATGAGATTTTCACACTCCCCTGGAAACTCAAATCCAGTCTTTGCTCTAAGTCATCTAGTTTCTCAGGCAGTTAGTCACTCTGACCTCTATTAAGCATTTACAATAATCATCATTTACATATACACAAGGCCTCAGTTAAAAACCACTGTCATCAGGATTTTATTTATCCCTCACCACTCAAGGTGTTGactttcacagatgaggacaccAGTCAGAGCGGCTGTGGGTGTTTCTGGTCATTTATTCCGCAAGCCCCACCCTGCTCCGGCGGACACACTGGATCCCAGCTTGCCAGATCTGGGAGCTCCCGGTCACTAGAGGGCTTAATGTTCGCTGGCTGGACGTACTAATGGCGTCATGCTTTAGGTGCGGCCAGGCACCTGGCAAGCAGCCCTTCTCCCCTCGGGCTCAGCGGTCTCCACTCTTTGAGTCTCTCGGGATGGGTTTGAACCTTTGCGCATGCTCCAAGTCCTCCAGCGTTCCACAACGCCGTACCTGACGCTTTTGCCTTAGGCCCAGTCAACAGTTGCGTAGGCCCCCACCTAAAGAGGAAATTTGTCCCTCTGCGCGATCCGGCTCTCCAAGGCCGTTGCTAGGCGCCGACGTCCGCTTCTTCACATCGGATTGGATCTCGCTCAAAGATGAGGCGTGGTTTCGCCGTGGCACGCATGCGTGCGACAAAGGATGGAGGAGTCGGAACCCGAGCGGAAGGTGGGAACGAGGCTGGGGCCCACGCGGGTGGGGAGCGGGACTGAAGGTGGGGGCGATGCGGGGTTTCGGGTCTGACTGGCGTGTATCTGTAGCGCGCCCGCCCCGACGACGCAACCGCTAGAGGAAGCCGCTccgaggatgaggatgaggatgacgAGGACTACGTCCCCTATGTGCCGCTGCGACAGCGCCGACAGCTACTGGTGAGGGACGAGGGTCGGAGGAGGAATGGGGGCGTGACCACTGGTTTCAGGGGACTGGAGGTGGCGCTGGCCTCCAGGAGGAACCGGGGTGATATGAGAACTAAGTTTCCGTACACGAGAGAATGACCCCGAGGCAAACGAAGGACCCTAACCCTTAGGAGTAGAGCAGTTCTGCGCCTCCCGGTTCAGTACCCGTACCCAAAAGCCCGGATCCTGATGCAGTTTCCCCAGAGACCAATGCCACCACCACcactcccaacacacacacacacacacacacacacacacacacacacaccccgtcTTGGACTGGACTCTGAGAGACACTGGTGGATCCTCAGCTCCAGAAGCTACTGCAGCGAAGACGCAAGGGAACtgcagaggaggagcagcaggacaGCAGCAGTGAGCCCCGAGGAGATGAGGATGACATCCCGCTGGGTCCTCAGTCCAATGTCAGCCTCCTGGATCAGCATCAGCACCTCAAAGAGAAGGCTGAAGGTAGATTGGGCAACAATGACTGAATAGGAGGGTAGAAACCAAGCCTAGTGCATTACGTTTGTGTATATCCTGACATCTTTGGGTTCTTTTCTTAGCCCGCAAGGAATCTGCCAAGGAGAAGCagctaaaagaagaagaaaagattctgGAGAGTGTGGCTGAAGGCCGAGGTATGATTGTAGCTAGGACAATGAGGAGGTGAACTGAACCATCTTCCTGCAACCCCAGGCATTTAATATCTCATAGGATCTGGCCTCTGGGAAGCAGGAGCCAGCCCTGAGTTATGTCTGTCTTCTCAGCCTTGATGTCAGTGAAGGAGATGGCCAAGGGCATCACATATGATGACCCAATCAAAACCAGGTATGTTTTTCCAGTCTGTTCAGTTGCCCCTACTTAAAATGGTGTGTGACTGAGACTAGCAGTGACACCCCAAGGCCAGCTGTTCCCAGGGCCTCTCTTGAACCCTACTACCCACCCACAGTTGGACACCACCCCGTTATGTCCTGAGCATGTCTGAAGAGCGGCATGAGCGTGTTCGAAAGAAGTATCACATCCTGGTGGAAGGAGATGGTATCCCACCACCTATCAAGAGcttcaaggaaatgaagtttcCTGCAGGTATCTGGGAATAGGGAGGAACACTACACTTTTGTAATCAAGCCTCTGTGAGGTGTGTCTTAGCCTCCACTGAGCTCAGCAGTGTCAGCGGTGAGTCCAGACAGAGGGAATGGAGAGATTTGAGAAGGGGTATCTTTAGGCTTATTTTTCAGTTGCCCCAACTGTACATATTCTCTATCCTCTGTTGTTACAGAGTTTCATTGGGAAAGTGCTATTGGGCTTAGACAGCTGTGGGTGTGAGTACTAACTCTAGCAAGCCCATGATCATTGGACAagtctctctttcttcccctcctttctccccctgAGCCTGTTTCATCTCTTGCAATTTGTGGGGAAGTGCTAATCTTACAGGCTCTAGGACTCTGATAAAGCACTTGTTTCCCACAGCCATCCTGCGAGGCCTAAAGAAAAAAGGCATCCTCCACCCAACACCTATTCAGATCCAAGGTATCCCTACCATGTGAGTATGGACCATGGACCTGGGGTCCCTGAGAAGAACAGTGACAGGGAGAACAGTGAGGAGAAGCAATGACCAGGTGTCTGACTGGAGAAGTAGTTGCTATTTTCTGCTGGGCCTGGCCCTGAGGCTATCTTCTCTTACAGTCTCTCGGGCCGGGACATGATTGGCATTGCCTTCACGGGATCAGGCAAGACGTTGGTATTCACACTGCCTGTCATCATGTTCTGCCTGGAACAAGAGAAGCGATTGCCTTTCTCTAAGCGTGAGGGGCCCTATGGACTCATCATCTGCCCCTCGGTAAGACAGGCTGGCCTGGAGGGCAGGGTAGAGACTGGGACCACCTTCTGGTGCCAGCCTTGTCCTTGTGCCTACAGCGGGAACTGGCCCGGCAAACCCATGGCATCCTGGAATATTACTGCCGTCTCCTGCAGGAGGACAGCTCACCTCTCCTGCGCTGTGCTCTCTGCATCGGGGGCATGTCTGTCAAAGAGCAGATGGAAACGATCCGACAGTATGTATAGGCACCCCTACCCCACAAAGCCTCCCCAGAGTCTCCAGAGAAGCTTAATTTAGCCATTTCATAGACCCTCAAAAAGGCCTCCTGTGAGCCCAGCTCTTAAGGACCCCTAAGTCTTATGGGAGGTGGGTTGTGGTGAGACAGAGATATGGCCAGGTACAGATGGCAAATGGAATGGCCTACCTTCCCTAGGCTTCTTGGAGGTAGAAGGTCAGAGAAAGCTTTGCAGAGATGGTGATATTTGAATTTTGAAGAGAGGCAGTTCAGGCAGAAAACAGAAGTGGATGTCAGAGGTATCTAGAAAAGTCAGGGTTATTCATTATAGTCAACCAAGAAGACTGAGGCACTAGAGCAGGGCTGGATCCCAGTGGCACCCATGTCCTTTCCACACAGTACAGTCCACAGTAGACAGGGCCAGATGCCATGAACCAGGCCTTGGGGTCACCAATGGGCCAGACCCCATTCCTATTCTGAGACATTTTCAGGCTCAGGGAAGATGCAGGCACAGAAAAGATGAAGTCGGTAAAGGGAGGTAAGCCAAGCAAGGCCCCCAAAGGGGCTGTGGGAGCCTGGAGTGAAGCCTCTGCAGGGTTTCAGTATAGCTTTCCTGGAGCTAGAGGAGTGACCCAAGAGAAAGAGGGTGGGGTCTCAGGCCAAATGCTGACCAGAAGGCTGCATACACTTCTTATATGCTGTATGTACTTAGGACAGGATATGGGGGATAACAAGGAAAGGATaggggaggagagacaggaaagaaaTCATAGAGCAGAACAGATGCAGGATGCTATCTCTTGGTAGGTGATAGGCAGGTGGCCCCAACCTCAGAGTCTTTCCTTGGTCCTCAGTGGTGTACATATGATGGTGGCCACCCCTGGGCGCCTCATGGATTTGCTGCAGAAGAAGATGGTCAGCCTAGACATCTGTCGCTACCTGGCCCTGGATGAAGCTGATCGCATGATTGATATGGGTTTTGAGGGCGACATCCGCACTATCTTTTCCTACTTCAAGGTGCCTCCCCAATGCCTTTCCAGGGTACTCCTATACTGCCCCTCTCCCCGTGCGTACCACATTCAATTACAGAGGGCCCTGAGCCCCTGCACTGCCCTGTCTTCTGCTCCTACTTCAGGGGGACTGTGTCCTAGCTGCTATGTATCCCCAGAACCTATCCCCCACACATCCTTGTCCCatccccacccagccctgcctgccctcAGCCCCAGCCTCTACCCTTCCTCAGGGCCAGCGGCAGACTCTACTCTTCAGTGCTACCATGCCAAAAAAGATTCAGAACTTTGCCAAAAGTGCCCTGGTCAAGCCTGTTACCATCAATGTGGGGCGTGCTGGGGCTGCCAGCCTGGATGTCATTCAGGTGAGTAGGCATTCCTGGTGGGCAGTCTTTCACTCATGAGGGTTGGATCTGGTAAAACTGATGGGAGCAAGGGGTTCACTTCTTGTTTGATTGGAACCCCTCGCCCTTTAGTTAGGGGTACCAACCCTTGGTGGCAAAGGTATCTGGTTACCTCCTAGCTTAGATTTAAGGACTCAACCTTCTGTGGCAGGGCCATGGCTGGTGAGCCTAACCTTGAAATCACCTGACCTGGCCTCTGTGTGGCAGGAGGTGGAATACGTGAAGGAAGAGGCCAAGATGGTGTACCTGCTTGAGTGCCTGCAGAAGACTCCCCCTCCTGTGAGTGCAGCCAATCCAGGATAGTGCCAGAGTTCCAGGACAAGGAAGAGGGTAGTAGGGACAGCATACTGGGGTAAGGTTGGAAGAACCCCCTGTGACTAGAGCTGGCTTTCCTGGATAGGTGCTCATCTTTGCAGAGAAGAAGGCTGATGTGGACGCCATCCATGAGTATCTGCTGCTCAAGGGAGTTGAGGCTGTTGCCATCCATGGAGGCAAAGGTCAGGGCAGTGCATGCATTAGCATGACCCTTCTGCTATAGCCCTTCACCTAATCCCTTCCCCTGCCTGACCTTCCTGCTCCTACTCCCAAAACTCCTACCATAACTCTGACCGCTGCTATCTGACCCCTCCCTAGACCAGGAGGAACGAACCAAAGCCATTGAGGCATTCCGGGAGGGCAAGAAGGATGTCCTGGTGGCCACAGATGTGGCCTCCAAAGGCCTGGACTTCCCTGCTATCCAGCATGTCATCAATTACGACATGCCTGAGGAAATTGAGAACTACGGTGAGGAACTTGAAAGACAAGGGCTGTGGGCTAGACAGAAGGACCAGCCCAGGTCCTCAGCCCTGGAGCACTGAGCTAGAGGCTCTGTCCTTCTCTTTTCAGTGCACCGAATCGGCCGCACAGGGCGCTCAGGGAACACAGGCATTGCTACGACCTTCATTAACAAGGCCTGTGGTGAGTCTGTCACCAGAGCCAACTCAGCTGTCCCCCAGGTCCTCCACCTGTGGCTACCCAGGTTCCTGCTACAGAACCCAGGGTAGTGCGTGATGTTTCCTCTTTCCCCCTAGATGAGTCAGTACTGATGGATCTCAAGGCCCTGCTGCTGGAGGCCAAGCAGAAGGTGCCACCTGTGCTACAAGTGCTGCACCCCGGGGACGAGTCCATGCTGGACATTGGAGGTGAATGCTGAGCAGGCGCAAGTTCTCTGGGGTCGGGGGCAGAACACCGTGAAACAAATCTGTACTAGATATTGGTGAACTGGGGGAACTTAATTGGGAGGTGGAACAAGGTCCAGGGCCTGAATCCAGGCCCTGTGACTTTGCTGACCCTTCGTCATCCCTCCAGGAGAACGTGGCTGTGCCTTCTGTGGGGGCCTGGGCCATCGGATCACTGACTGCCCCAAACTTGAGGCCATGCAGACCAAGCAGGTCAGCAACATTGGCCGCAAGGACTACCTGGCCCACAGCTCCATGGACTTCTGAGCCGTCtgtcttccctccttctctccaaGAGGCCTCAGTTCCAGGACTCCAGCCACCCtatctgcacacacacaccagcccCATGGACAAGAAGCCAGCATCCTTGGCCCAGCTGGCCTGGGCTGTTCCTTGTACACCATCCAccccagaattattatttttgttttccttcccttcAGCTGCCATTAAAGCACAAACCGCCTCTAtctcagccccagccctgcctctgtgTCTCCACCGTCAGCCCTCTGATACCTGGACAGGCCTTGCCCTTCAGCCTCCAGCAGCCCTCTGAGGCAGGGTGTCAGCATCTCCTACTCCCACTCCCAGCACCCACTCTGCTGTTGGCTATAGAAGGAGATGTCAGCCAGTGATCAGGAGTGCTCAGGAGTATGGAGGACTGTGACTCACAAAGGGTCCAGGGGGAAACAGCTGGGCATCTGATCCCCTTGGCTGGCTTAACTGTCAGCCTCTCTCTTTCTGTCAATTGCACGATGCTCTGGGGGCTTCTGGAACCCCCTTGGGAGGCTTCTTCCTGACTCAGCCCCTGCCTGCCTGTGCATACTACCTGTCAAAAACACTCAGttccagggactggggatatggctcggttgctagagtgcttgcctcacaagcacaaggccctgggttcaatcttcagcaccacaaaaagaggaaaaaaaaaaaaaaaacaagaacacttCTATTCATTGAGGCAGCAGATACTACAGAACTGCCAATCAGGCCATAAGCACCTCTTctgtcagctttttttttttttttttttttttcttttgcagtactggggatcgaactgaGGGctttgcaagcactctaccagctgagctatctccccagcccttctcttaGCTTCTTATGGGGGCTGCAAGGACCCAAACAAGCCAGGCAGAAACCTGCCTGGAAAGCCCTCAGGTAAGCAGGAGATTCACATGCAAGTAAAAGTCATCTCTCTCAAGACTGCCAGCACAGCAACCAGGATTTTAGTATCTCGCAAGAGGTGGGCAGAACAGCACAGCAGTGGCTGTGTATTGCACAGTTCCTCTGCCAGGAACTTTGTGAGCAAGGCCACATGCTTATCCCAGCAGGACAGTGGTTGCTCAAACCTGTTTGTTGCTTGGTGTGTGGCCTCCAGCAAGTTGCTTAATATTTTTGAGCCTTGATTTCGTCATTCTTGAAATGGTGATGAGAATGCAAAGGACGTGGTGTTGGAGGCTCCAAAAGCTTAGGTCTATCTGGACCACAGTGGGCACAGAGTCAGGTGCCAGAAGGCCCTAGAAGATATATTCTGGCTAAATGTGACCCCCAAAGCATTCTTCAGTCTGGTTACAGCATACTTTCTGGAGGTGACATTAAATGAATGACATGGGACTGTTCCTAGAATTCAGGTGCACATACAACCCTAAGACTGGCTTCCAGCAAGGCAAGGCAAAAATAAAAGTCAAGGCACCTGACAGGAAGCAAAGCTTTAAAAGAGCATGTGACCTCCCTGGGGAGCCCACTGGGGGCCTATCACACTCACGTGGTTAGGGCTGGTTGGGGTACAGATCCCATGTGCACTGGCTGCCTGATAGGAGGTGTGTTGCTGTGCTCTTGAGAGTGATCACTTGAGGAAGTCCTCCAAGAGGAAGAGGCAGCCTACTGCCCCAAGCGGTAAGGGGTTCCCTGGAGGGGTTGGTCTGTGGGGAAATGAGGCTCAGGGGAGGTGAAGGCCAGAACACACAAGCCCCCAAGTCCTGGGATTGGTGGAGCCAGGTGGGGCAGGGGCTATGAAGATGGGGAGTaagtgaaaattagaaatatttcagaCAGAGGTAGGACCCAAGTGAGACAGTCTCAGACAGACATCATGGTCCAAACCTGGACTTGGTGGAGGGCCAGGAGTTTACCAGTCTGGTGAGAAGGGGGTACCAAGGTAGGAGCAGGGTATGCAGCACCAGGTCCCAAGCTACACAGCTGACCCGGAGCGGGGAGGCATTGGAGCTCGTGACTCAGAGCAGCCAAGTTGTGGGCAGTTGCTCATACCCAGCTGACCCAGGAGCCAGCACAGGGGTCATTTTCTCTCAGGTGACCTGAGGCTTTCGCCAGGTAGACTACACACCTTGAGCTGGTCAGAACCCCTAGGAAGAAATGTGTACTGCCCCTCAATCCCTTAACTGAGGAcagctcccctccccctctcctgcAGCTGCCTCCCTGGACAGAGGGAGGGGAAGTGGCCTGAAGGGGAAGTGTGAGGAGTTCCCCTCCAGGCTGTCACCAGTCTCCTCAAGTCTTCGGAAGAGAAGGCCTCTGGCCCAACTGTGGCCATGGAGCCTGTGGAGACTCCAGTTAAGGATGGCATTCTCTACCAGCAACACGTCAAGTTTGGCAAGGTGGGGACCCCTGGCTgccaggcagctgcccaggatTAGCGGTAGGCAGAGAAAGGGgcctctgccccagccctggaTATCCCACCTGGACCTGGGAGAACTGGGAGGGGAGTCAGGgtgggggatggaacccagaattTCCTTtgcttgcagtgctggggattgagcccaggggcacattgccactgaactatatccccagcccttttttatttttatttttattttgagacagggtctcactaaatttcagtagctggcctcagatttgccaccttcctgcctcagcctcctaagtcactggagACATAACCCTATGGTTCTTGGCTGGAACCCAGGAATTGGGAAGCAGAATAAAGCCCCTTTGTCTTCCTGAGAGCGTTGGGGCTAAACAGGCCTTTAAAACCCTGTCTCATTTTGGAGATGAGGTCACCAAGATGAGGGAATGGTCTAAGAATCAAAACCTCCAGGCAAGGCAGAGCCAAGCAGCCTTCAGCCTTCTGACCCAACTAATAGTGAACTGACACCATGGAGAGGGCCAGGGGCTGATCTGGAGGAGCCCCTGGACATAGAGCCACACCCTGCAGTGAAGGGCTGGGCCCCAACTCTGCAGTGGGCCAGGCCCTGAACCCCACTGCAGCTGCTGCCCAGGCAGATAAACACTCTGTTTCCTTTGTTAGAAGTTATTTGCATGTTTCCTTCCTAGTCTCATGAGGCTCAAGCCTCCCAGCCTCACCCAaatgtcctttttctatttttttttgtggggggggggggcggggagcgGCCGTGGGGGGCAGGGGTGAAGCAGGCAGGAGCCAACATAATAGCAGTGTGCTCCAGCCACTAGATACTTTATAGACATAAGCCAGTAGAAGACCAACCTCATGTTCTCATGGCCTTTTGAGAGATGAGGACACTGGTACTACAGAGGTCACAGGAAAGGGCTGggtggaatttgaacccagggctgacTGACCCTGAACACAGACTTTCCCCCTGCCTGACCCAGCCCTGACCAGACCTCCTTCCATGGCACCCTGAGGACTtatgggaggcagaggcaagtcTGGTGGACAGCAGTTGCTGAGTAGCTTGTGCTGAACCGAGTGGCAAAAAGGATTTGCCACCCAAGGGTCTCCTCCCCAAACCTCCTCTCCCACAGAAGTCCTGGCGGAAGGTGTGGGCTCTGCTGTATGCAGGAGGTCCATCAGGCGTTGCTCGGCTAGAGAGCTGGGACATCCGGGATGGTGGCCTGGGGCCAACAGGGGACAGATCTGCAGGGCCTGGCCGTCGGGGAGAGCGACGGATAATCCGCCTGGCTGACTGTGTGTCCGTGCTGCCGGCCGATGGTGAGAGCTGTCCCAGGGATACTGGTGCCTTCCTGCTCACTACCACCGAACGAAGCCACCTGCTAGCTGCACAGCATCGCCAGTCATGGATAAGCCCCATCTGCCAACTGGCCTTCCCAGTGAGTAcagggtgggcaggagggtgGCACAGTCTAAATGCTGGCAAGGGGGAATCACATCACCCTATGCTTGTTCATCTCCTTTCTCAGTCACATCCTGTCACTCAATAAGCATCACCAAGCAACTACCCGGCTTGGAAACAACCTAGAAACCCATAGAAGGAATCTAAGATGTCCATGCATGctacagagaaaatgaaacactGGGATAGAGCTGGAtacatggaggaactttaggcAGAAGGGTCAAGGAAGGCCTCTCTGAAGGGATAGTGGGCCTGACTCTTCAATGACAAATGAAAACCCACCAGACAAAGTCCTGAGGAAAGGCCAGCCAAAGACAACATTTTGAGTAGTGTCACGAATGAGGGGGCAGCATGGCAAAGGTCCAGGGGCAGGAAAAAGTGTGGTGTGTTCACAGGACAGAGAGAAGGTTGGTGTGGCCAAAGAGGGGTGCAGGAGGTAGGGAGGttggagagctcagtggaagCCAGCTAAAGCCACTTTGGGCCATGTATGGGGTTTGGGATTTGTTTCTGAATCAGAGAAGCCTTCGGAGGATTTAAGTCAGACACTGGTGTTTGTAAAGACCAGCTTTTTCAACCTATGTCTTGATGGATCAGAACAAAATGTCTGGTGGTTCCTCAAAGTTAGTCATGATGCTgggaacagtggcacatgcctgtaatcccaacatctCAGAaggctggaggatctcaagttcaaagcaacttaggtcttaagcaacttagtgggagtctatattaaaataaaaagtaacaagggctggagatgtgactcagtggttaagggcacctgacttcaatccctggtacaaaaaaaaaaaaaaagaaagaaagaaagaaaagttagtcacaagggctggggctgtaactagaggtagagcacatgcttcacacatgtgaagcactgggttcaatcctcagcaccacataaaaaaataaagatattgtgtcctataactaaaaaatattttttttaaaaagttagtcaTGGAGTTATCATA
It encodes the following:
- the Ddx41 gene encoding probable ATP-dependent RNA helicase DDX41, producing the protein MEESEPERKRARPDDATARGSRSEDEDEDDEDYVPYVPLRQRRQLLLQKLLQRRRKGTAEEEQQDSSSEPRGDEDDIPLGPQSNVSLLDQHQHLKEKAEARKESAKEKQLKEEEKILESVAEGRALMSVKEMAKGITYDDPIKTSWTPPRYVLSMSEERHERVRKKYHILVEGDGIPPPIKSFKEMKFPAAILRGLKKKGILHPTPIQIQGIPTILSGRDMIGIAFTGSGKTLVFTLPVIMFCLEQEKRLPFSKREGPYGLIICPSRELARQTHGILEYYCRLLQEDSSPLLRCALCIGGMSVKEQMETIRHGVHMMVATPGRLMDLLQKKMVSLDICRYLALDEADRMIDMGFEGDIRTIFSYFKGQRQTLLFSATMPKKIQNFAKSALVKPVTINVGRAGAASLDVIQEVEYVKEEAKMVYLLECLQKTPPPVLIFAEKKADVDAIHEYLLLKGVEAVAIHGGKDQEERTKAIEAFREGKKDVLVATDVASKGLDFPAIQHVINYDMPEEIENYVHRIGRTGRSGNTGIATTFINKACDESVLMDLKALLLEAKQKVPPVLQVLHPGDESMLDIGGERGCAFCGGLGHRITDCPKLEAMQTKQVSNIGRKDYLAHSSMDF